In a genomic window of Quercus lobata isolate SW786 chromosome 4, ValleyOak3.0 Primary Assembly, whole genome shotgun sequence:
- the LOC115983929 gene encoding receptor-like protein kinase FERONIA isoform X2 yields MKSHPMLTPILYVCCLFFLLSYLTIATSTPLYNPVENVVVNCGSPGSLKGDDDRYWIGDKGSKFAPTEESNYKSNTSVAQSQVSVGIVPYMTARLSYWQFTYVFPVTPGPKFVRLYFYSAVYSGFESSKDFFTVKAGSFTLLRNFSASIYTDSLDQKNVYKEFCINVDENKKLNLTFIPFTSTSMNYHAFINGIEIVSMPMDLYYKPQDVIKGEEFVPAYVGQPKPIYIDYSMALEMVYRLNVGGSAIQAKDDTGMFRKWSEDRDYLLSGGFVPRDPSLKPKYTKIPNYTAPDAVYQSAISMGPDRTKNKQSNLTWGLPVDTGFNYLVRLHFCEIESEIHASGTREFYIYIDYQLAEERADVLLWTDDNDTPYYKDADLIDAILNGVEVFKLSDSDNNLAGANIAAPLLDQQPSGASNESKSKKTTIFIAIGSVLGLLVVLTLVCCMVLCKLKKTKHYGSYHPLAKWWWWSRPDPYRKEFSRRTASSLPGELCRYFRLDEIKTATNNFNEDLIIGVGGFGNVYKGMIEQGNMMVAIKRMKQESRQGALEFMTEIKMLSQLRHVHLVSLIGYCDDEGEMILVYEYMANGTLRHHLYDTPNDPLTWKQRLQICIGAASGLHHLHTSTKHPIIHRDVKTTNILLDEKWVSKVSDFGLSKMGLDNTAVSTLVKGTWGYLDPDYARCQQLTQKSDVYSFGVVMFEVLCARKALNPKIQEEQRNLAIWAQKCIDRGTISKIIDPYLTNKIVPECLKVYVELAESCICDHGIQRPTMNDVMEKLEFALELQEQAEATNDTNSEVVSFRVANANGDPWYNNFYHGQVLESNSETKLSTISTGLSYPSLDSVNFSITSEDVSSCTKNSSS; encoded by the exons ATGAAAAGCCACCCTATGCTCACACCTATCTTATACGTCTGCTGCTTATTCTTCCTTCTTTCCTATTTAACAATTGCTACTTCAACACCTCTTTACAATCCTGTTGAAAATGTTGTCGTTAACTGTGGCTCCCCTGGCAGCTTGAAGGGGGATGATGATCGTTACTGGATCGGAGACAAAGGTTCCAAGTTCGCTCCCACTGAAGAGTCTAATTACAAATCTAATACCTCTGTAGCCCAAAGCCAAGTCTCCGTCGGGATTGTCCCCTACATGACTGCCCGTTTATCTTATTGGCAATTCACATACGTGTTTCCGGTCACTCCTGGCCCGAAATTCGTCCGGTTGTACTTCTACTCCGCTGTTTACTCAGGTTTTGAAAGTTCTAAGGACTTTTTCACTGTCAAAGCAGGTTCGTTCACCTTACTTAGAAACTTCAGTGCTTCCATTTATACTGATTCATTGGACCAAAAGAATGTTTATAAAGAGTTCTGCATCAATGTtgatgagaataaaaaattgaacttaacCTTCATCCCTTTTACAAGTACTTCTATGAATTACCATGCTTTCATCAACGGAATTGAGATAGTCTCCATGCCTATGGACCTGTACTACAAGCCACAAGATGTCATTAAAGGTGAAGAATTCGTCCCAGCTTATGTCGGCCAACCTAAACCGATCTACATAGACTACAGCATGGCTCTCGAAATGGTTTATCGATTAAACGTGGGTGGAAGCGCGATACAAGCAAAGGACGACACAGGCATGTTCAGAAAATGGTCAGAGGATAGAGATTATTTGTTGTCTGGAGGCTTTGTGCCTCGCGATCCATCGTTGAAgccaaaatacacaaaaataccaaattacACTGCACCTGATGCGGTCTATCAGTCTGCAATATCAATGGGTCCAGACAGAACCAAGAACAAGCAGTCTAATTTGACATGGGGCTTACCTGTTGATACAGGATTCAATTATCTGGTGAGGCTCCATTTCTGCGAAATAGAGTCTGAGATACATGCCAGTGGGACAAGGGAATTCTATATCTATATAGACTATCAGCTGGCTGAAGAAAGAGCAGATGTACTATTGTGGACTGACGACAACGATACGCCTTACTACAAG GATGCTGATTTGATCGATGCCATTTTAAACGGCGTGGAAGTATTCAAATTGAGTGACTCAGACAACAATCTTGCCGGAGCCAATATTGCAGCTCCATTGCTTGATCAACAACCTTCTGGGGCATCCAACGAGTCCAAGTCAAAGAAGACAACAATATTCATTGCCATTGGAAGTGTTTTGGGCTTATTAGTCGTGCTCACTCTAGTTTGTTGCATGGTTCTCTGTAAACTGAAGAAGACCAAGCACTATGGTTCTTACCATCCATTAGcgaagtggtggtggtggtctaGGCCAGATCCCTACAGAAAAGAGTTCTCAAGGAGAACAGCTTCATCACTGCCTGGAGAACTATGCCGCTACTTCAGACTAGATGAAATTAAAACAGCAACCAACAACTTCAATGAAGATCTAATTATCGGTGTAGGTGGCTTTGGAAATGTTTATAAAGGTATGATTGAGCAAG GTAATATGATGGTGGCAATCAAGCGCATGAAACAAGAGTCTCGACAAGGTGCTCTTGAGTTTATGACAGAGATCAAAATGCTTTCTCAGCTTCGTCATGTGCACCTTGTGTCTCTCATTGGATATTGTGATGATGAGGGTGAGATGATACTTGTTTATGAGTACATGGCAAATGGTACCCTACGCCACCACCTCTATGACACACCTAACGATCCCCTCACTTGGAAACAAAGGCTCCAAATATGCATAGGAGCAGCAAGTGGTTTGCACCACCTCCACACATCTACAAAGCATCCTATTATCCATCGTGACGTTAAGACAACAAATATTCTACTAGACGAGAAATGGGTATCCAAGGTGTCGGATTTCGGATTGTCCAAAATGGGTTTGGATAACACTGCTGTTAGTACCCTAGTAAAAGGGACATGGGGGTATTTGGATCCAGATTATGCAAGATGTCAGCAATTGACTCAGAAATCCGATGTGTACTCATTTGGTGTAGTGATGTTTGAAGTGTTGTGTGCCCGAAAGGCACTAAATCCAAAAATCCAAGAAGAGCAGCGAAATTTGGCTATTTGGGCTCAGAAATGCATTGATAGAGGGACCATAAGCAAGATCATTGATCCGTATCTAACGAACAAGATAGTGCCAGAGTGTTTAAAGGTATACGTGGAACTTGCAGAAAGTTGTATATGTGATCATGGAATCCAACGGCCCACAATGAATGATGTGATGGAAAAGCTAGAGTTTGCATTAGAGCTCCAAGAGCAAGCAGAAGCGACCAACGATACTAATTCAGAAGTGGTATCATTCCGTGTTGCCAATGCCAATGGAGATCCTTGGTACAACAATTTTTACCATGGACAGGTGTTGGAGTCGAATAGTGAAACTAAGTTAAGTACAATCAGTACTGGATTAAGTTACCCTAGTCTTGATTCTGTTAATTTTAGTATCACAAGTGAAGATGTCTCCTCATGCACTAAAAATAGTAGTTCTTAA
- the LOC115983929 gene encoding receptor-like protein kinase FERONIA isoform X1 — MKSHPMLTPILYVCCLFFLLSYLTIATSTPLYNPVENVVVNCGSPGSLKGDDDRYWIGDKGSKFAPTEESNYKSNTSVAQSQVSVGIVPYMTARLSYWQFTYVFPVTPGPKFVRLYFYSAVYSGFESSKDFFTVKAGSFTLLRNFSASIYTDSLDQKNVYKEFCINVDENKKLNLTFIPFTSTSMNYHAFINGIEIVSMPMDLYYKPQDVIKGEEFVPAYVGQPKPIYIDYSMALEMVYRLNVGGSAIQAKDDTGMFRKWSEDRDYLLSGGFVPRDPSLKPKYTKIPNYTAPDAVYQSAISMGPDRTKNKQSNLTWGLPVDTGFNYLVRLHFCEIESEIHASGTREFYIYIDYQLAEERADVLLWTDDNDTPYYKDYVVMIKNKGNDTHLLSIDLHSRLDADLIDAILNGVEVFKLSDSDNNLAGANIAAPLLDQQPSGASNESKSKKTTIFIAIGSVLGLLVVLTLVCCMVLCKLKKTKHYGSYHPLAKWWWWSRPDPYRKEFSRRTASSLPGELCRYFRLDEIKTATNNFNEDLIIGVGGFGNVYKGMIEQGNMMVAIKRMKQESRQGALEFMTEIKMLSQLRHVHLVSLIGYCDDEGEMILVYEYMANGTLRHHLYDTPNDPLTWKQRLQICIGAASGLHHLHTSTKHPIIHRDVKTTNILLDEKWVSKVSDFGLSKMGLDNTAVSTLVKGTWGYLDPDYARCQQLTQKSDVYSFGVVMFEVLCARKALNPKIQEEQRNLAIWAQKCIDRGTISKIIDPYLTNKIVPECLKVYVELAESCICDHGIQRPTMNDVMEKLEFALELQEQAEATNDTNSEVVSFRVANANGDPWYNNFYHGQVLESNSETKLSTISTGLSYPSLDSVNFSITSEDVSSCTKNSSS, encoded by the exons ATGAAAAGCCACCCTATGCTCACACCTATCTTATACGTCTGCTGCTTATTCTTCCTTCTTTCCTATTTAACAATTGCTACTTCAACACCTCTTTACAATCCTGTTGAAAATGTTGTCGTTAACTGTGGCTCCCCTGGCAGCTTGAAGGGGGATGATGATCGTTACTGGATCGGAGACAAAGGTTCCAAGTTCGCTCCCACTGAAGAGTCTAATTACAAATCTAATACCTCTGTAGCCCAAAGCCAAGTCTCCGTCGGGATTGTCCCCTACATGACTGCCCGTTTATCTTATTGGCAATTCACATACGTGTTTCCGGTCACTCCTGGCCCGAAATTCGTCCGGTTGTACTTCTACTCCGCTGTTTACTCAGGTTTTGAAAGTTCTAAGGACTTTTTCACTGTCAAAGCAGGTTCGTTCACCTTACTTAGAAACTTCAGTGCTTCCATTTATACTGATTCATTGGACCAAAAGAATGTTTATAAAGAGTTCTGCATCAATGTtgatgagaataaaaaattgaacttaacCTTCATCCCTTTTACAAGTACTTCTATGAATTACCATGCTTTCATCAACGGAATTGAGATAGTCTCCATGCCTATGGACCTGTACTACAAGCCACAAGATGTCATTAAAGGTGAAGAATTCGTCCCAGCTTATGTCGGCCAACCTAAACCGATCTACATAGACTACAGCATGGCTCTCGAAATGGTTTATCGATTAAACGTGGGTGGAAGCGCGATACAAGCAAAGGACGACACAGGCATGTTCAGAAAATGGTCAGAGGATAGAGATTATTTGTTGTCTGGAGGCTTTGTGCCTCGCGATCCATCGTTGAAgccaaaatacacaaaaataccaaattacACTGCACCTGATGCGGTCTATCAGTCTGCAATATCAATGGGTCCAGACAGAACCAAGAACAAGCAGTCTAATTTGACATGGGGCTTACCTGTTGATACAGGATTCAATTATCTGGTGAGGCTCCATTTCTGCGAAATAGAGTCTGAGATACATGCCAGTGGGACAAGGGAATTCTATATCTATATAGACTATCAGCTGGCTGAAGAAAGAGCAGATGTACTATTGTGGACTGACGACAACGATACGCCTTACTACAAGGACTACGTggtgatgataaaaaacaagGGTAATGATACACATCTGCTTTCCATTGATCTACACTCTAGATTAGATGCTGATTTGATCGATGCCATTTTAAACGGCGTGGAAGTATTCAAATTGAGTGACTCAGACAACAATCTTGCCGGAGCCAATATTGCAGCTCCATTGCTTGATCAACAACCTTCTGGGGCATCCAACGAGTCCAAGTCAAAGAAGACAACAATATTCATTGCCATTGGAAGTGTTTTGGGCTTATTAGTCGTGCTCACTCTAGTTTGTTGCATGGTTCTCTGTAAACTGAAGAAGACCAAGCACTATGGTTCTTACCATCCATTAGcgaagtggtggtggtggtctaGGCCAGATCCCTACAGAAAAGAGTTCTCAAGGAGAACAGCTTCATCACTGCCTGGAGAACTATGCCGCTACTTCAGACTAGATGAAATTAAAACAGCAACCAACAACTTCAATGAAGATCTAATTATCGGTGTAGGTGGCTTTGGAAATGTTTATAAAGGTATGATTGAGCAAG GTAATATGATGGTGGCAATCAAGCGCATGAAACAAGAGTCTCGACAAGGTGCTCTTGAGTTTATGACAGAGATCAAAATGCTTTCTCAGCTTCGTCATGTGCACCTTGTGTCTCTCATTGGATATTGTGATGATGAGGGTGAGATGATACTTGTTTATGAGTACATGGCAAATGGTACCCTACGCCACCACCTCTATGACACACCTAACGATCCCCTCACTTGGAAACAAAGGCTCCAAATATGCATAGGAGCAGCAAGTGGTTTGCACCACCTCCACACATCTACAAAGCATCCTATTATCCATCGTGACGTTAAGACAACAAATATTCTACTAGACGAGAAATGGGTATCCAAGGTGTCGGATTTCGGATTGTCCAAAATGGGTTTGGATAACACTGCTGTTAGTACCCTAGTAAAAGGGACATGGGGGTATTTGGATCCAGATTATGCAAGATGTCAGCAATTGACTCAGAAATCCGATGTGTACTCATTTGGTGTAGTGATGTTTGAAGTGTTGTGTGCCCGAAAGGCACTAAATCCAAAAATCCAAGAAGAGCAGCGAAATTTGGCTATTTGGGCTCAGAAATGCATTGATAGAGGGACCATAAGCAAGATCATTGATCCGTATCTAACGAACAAGATAGTGCCAGAGTGTTTAAAGGTATACGTGGAACTTGCAGAAAGTTGTATATGTGATCATGGAATCCAACGGCCCACAATGAATGATGTGATGGAAAAGCTAGAGTTTGCATTAGAGCTCCAAGAGCAAGCAGAAGCGACCAACGATACTAATTCAGAAGTGGTATCATTCCGTGTTGCCAATGCCAATGGAGATCCTTGGTACAACAATTTTTACCATGGACAGGTGTTGGAGTCGAATAGTGAAACTAAGTTAAGTACAATCAGTACTGGATTAAGTTACCCTAGTCTTGATTCTGTTAATTTTAGTATCACAAGTGAAGATGTCTCCTCATGCACTAAAAATAGTAGTTCTTAA